The Sphingobacterium bambusae genome includes a window with the following:
- a CDS encoding DUF6944 family repetitive protein — protein sequence MSAISNHLSAISNHLPAISDHLSAISNHLSAISNHLPAISNHLSAISNHLSAISNHLSAISDHLSAISNHLSAISDHLSAISNHLSAISDHLSAISNHLSAISNHLSAISNHLPAISNHLSAISNHLSAISNHLSAISNHLPAISNHLSAISNHLPAISNHLSAISDHLSAISNHLSVISNHLSAISNHLPSA from the coding sequence TTGTCAGCCATAAGTAATCACTTGTCGGCCATAAGTAATCACTTGCCAGCCATAAGTGATCACTTGTCAGCCATAAGTAATCACTTGTCAGCCATAAGTAATCACTTGCCGGCCATAAGTAATCACTTGTCGGCCATAAGTAATCACTTGTCAGCCATAAGTAATCACTTGTCAGCCATAAGTGATCACTTGTCGGCCATAAGTAATCACTTGTCAGCCATAAGTGATCACTTGTCAGCCATAAGTAATCACTTGTCGGCCATAAGTGATCACTTGTCAGCCATAAGTAATCACTTGTCAGCCATAAGTAATCACTTGTCGGCCATAAGTAATCACTTGCCAGCCATAAGTAATCACTTGTCGGCCATAAGTAATCACTTGTCGGCCATAAGTAATCACTTGTCAGCCATAAGTAATCACTTGCCAGCCATAAGTAATCACTTGTCGGCCATAAGTAATCACTTGCCAGCCATAAGTAATCACTTGTCGGCCATAAGTGATCACTTGTCAGCCATAAGTAATCACTTGTCGGTCATAAGTAATCACTTGTCGGCCATAAGTAATCACTTGCCATCTGCTTAA
- a CDS encoding GtrA family protein: MKLPFAHFITSFTDKLSPNSTRRNNKLEGLKYLFWGGFNVLLSWILYFVTYHYIISKNNVEILPFLTISGHIFSFLLSFVITFFTGFVFNNFLVFNSAKSEPIYKKLFRYFLANMGSLLINYVLLKIFVEYFMFYPTPSQILCTFIITIYSFLMQKKFTFRK, encoded by the coding sequence TTGAAACTACCGTTTGCCCATTTCATAACATCATTTACCGATAAGCTCTCTCCTAATTCAACACGGCGCAACAATAAGTTAGAAGGTTTGAAATACCTCTTTTGGGGTGGATTTAATGTACTGCTAAGCTGGATACTATACTTCGTGACCTATCATTATATCATTTCGAAAAATAACGTGGAGATACTACCCTTTTTAACCATTAGTGGCCATATTTTTTCTTTCCTGCTGTCTTTCGTCATCACCTTTTTCACCGGTTTTGTATTCAACAATTTCTTGGTCTTCAACAGCGCCAAAAGCGAACCCATCTATAAAAAGCTGTTCCGCTATTTCCTAGCCAATATGGGATCACTTCTGATCAACTACGTACTACTCAAAATATTTGTTGAATATTTCATGTTCTATCCCACGCCCTCACAAATATTGTGCACCTTCATCATCACGATCTATAGCTTTCTCATGCAAAAGAAGTTCACCTTCCGCAAATGA